GCCAATCTCTGGGATCTGACGAAGCCCGAATGGGCCGGTCGTGTCGTCATGGTCGATCCGCTGCAGCGAGGCGACTATCTCGACCTGATGACGGAGATCGTCCTGCGCTCCGACGCGATGGCGGAGGCCTATCAGGCCGCGTTCGGCGAGCCCATCGCCCTGGACGACGGCATCGACAGCGCAGGCGAGCAGTTCATCGCCGACCTTTTCGCCAACGACGTCGTGCTGGTCGGCTCGACCGACGACGCGAACGTCGCGATCGGCGCGAAAGGTCAGGCCGACGCGCCGGTCGGCTTCACGAGCTACTCCGATCGGCGCGACAACGAGGACGAGGGCTGGGCGCTTCAGGTCGCCAACGACGTCGCGCCGGCCAACGGCATCGTCTTCCCAGCCTATCTCGCGGTTACGCCCAATGCCGCCAGCCCGGCGGCGGCACGGCTCGCGATCGACTTCATGATGGGCGATGACAGCGACACGGGCGGGGCGGCCTTCGCGCCCTTCTACGTCGCCGGCGACTGGGCGACGCGCGCCGACATAGCACCGCATCCCGACGCGATCCCGCTGGCGGAGTTCAACGGCTGGCAGATCGACCCCGCGAAGACGGCTGCGATCCGGGCCGAGGTCGCCGATCTGATCCTGACACTGCAATAGGTCCGCGGGTCGTCCGGCATGCAGGCGAGCCTTGCCAGCCCCTCCCCCAGGCGCCGACTGATCCCTCCCTGGGGACGACCGGCGGCGGGCACGGGCCTCACGCTCGTCGCCCTCGCGATCCTGGTCGTGCTCGTCGCGGCTCCCCTCCTGACGATCCTCCTCCAGACGGTGCAGCCGGAGACGAGGGAAGCCTGGGGCGAAGTCCTGGCCAGCCGCCTGTCGCCCAACCTGTTCTGGCGGCCGGCGGCGAGCACGCTGATCCTGGGGGTGGGCGCGGCGGTCGGCTGCGTCCTGATCGGCGGGTTCCTGGCCTGGCTCGTCACCATGACCGACGTGCCCGGCCGAGGCGTCATCGCCTTCCTGGCGACGCTGCCCTTCATGATCCCGAGCTTCGCCACGGCGCTGGCCTGGGGCACCGTGTTCCGCAACAGCCGCGTCGGCGGCAGCGGCGGACTGCTGGACGGGCTCGGCATGGCCGTTCCCGACTGGTTGGCCTGGGGCATGGTCCCCACCATCCTGGTCCTGATCGCGCACTACTACGCCCTGGCCTTCACGGTGATCGCGGCGGCGCTGGCGACCGTGAGCGGCGATCTGGTCGAAGCCGCGCAGATGACCGGCGCCTCCCGCCGCAGGACGCTGTTCGGGATCGTCCTGCCGGTGGTGATGCCCGCGATCATCGCCGGCGGATCGCTGACGTTCGCCGGGGCGGTTTCGAACTTTGCCGCGCCTGCGCTCCTGGGCCTGCCCGTGCGCATGCAGACGCTGTCGACGCGGCTCTTCGGCATGATCGAGATCGGCCAGGCCGAGCGCGGCTACGTCCTGGCCATCCTTCTGATCGGCTTTTCTGCGGTCTTTCTCATGATCGGCAACCGTATCCTGGCCGGACGGCGCAGCTTCGCGACGATTACCGGCAAGGGCGCCCGGACGCGCAGGATGGCCCTGGGGCCGGCGCGCGTGCCCTTGCTCGTCCTCGCGCTCCTGATCGGCATGGTGACGACCGTCCTGCCGATCCTGTTGCTGGTTGCGGCGAGCCTCGCGCCGCAGTCCTCGGCGCTGTTCGCGGACTGGACGCTGCACTACTGGATCGGCGCGGCGGACCCCGCCTTCGCCCGCGGCCAGGCCGGGATCTTCCAGAACCCGCAACTCCTGACCGCGCTCTCGGTATCCCTGGGACTGGGCGCCGTCGTTGCTCTTGCCGCCAACGGCCTCGGCATCCTGCTCGCCGTCGCCCTGACGCGCTACAGGCTCGGCCTGCTGTCCGAAGCCGTCAGCCAGCTGTCCTTTCTGCCCATGCTCCTGCCCGGCATCGCGTTCGGCGCGGCCTACATCGCGCTGTACGGCGCGCCGATCGGCCCCTTTCCCGCACTCTACGGCACGCCCGTCCTGCTCGGGCTGGCGCTGACGGCCGCCATGCTGCCCTTCGCGGTGCAGACGGGGCGCGCGACGATCGCACAGGTCTCCGGCGACATCGACGAGGCGGCGCGCATGACCGGCGCCGGCTTCCTGCGGCGGCTCGGGGCGATCACCCTGCCTCTGGCCAGCCGGGGGCTGATCGCCGGCGTGCTGATCGCCTTCGTCAACGTCATCGGCGACCTGGCCATCGTCGTGCTGCTCTACACGCCGACCACGCCGATGCTGTCCGTGCTGTCCTATCGCTACGCGTCCGACGGCTTCCATCAGTTCGCCAACGCGGTGACGCTGATCATCCTGGCGCTGTCGATGCTGGCGACCGGGCTCGCGGCGTTGCTGCGCGGCCGCAGCCGCGTTTTCTGAGAGCCGGACGATGATCTCGCTTACCCATGTCTCGAAGAGCTTCGGCGGCAGCGCGGCGGTCAGGGACGTCAGCCTGTCCGTGCCGACCGGTGCCTTCCTCGTCCTGCTCGGACCGTCCGGCTGCGGCAAGAGCACGATGCTGCGCATGCTGGCCGGACTGGAGAGCCCGAGCGGCGGGCAGATCCGGTTCGGGGATACCGTGGTCGCCGACGGCGACGAGGGCTGGAGCCTCGCGCCCGACCGGCGGGACGCCGGACTCGTCTTCCAGTCCTACGCGCTCTGGCCGCACATGACCGTCGCCGGCAACGTCGATTGGCCGCTGCGGGTGGC
Above is a genomic segment from Geminicoccaceae bacterium SCSIO 64248 containing:
- a CDS encoding ABC transporter substrate-binding protein; this translates as MRLLPVLQAALLTLSAPALGQDLETLTAAELLPQAQVEGKVTVYAFTSRIGRVEEAFEAVYPGIDMVTFDMSSTEQIARIKSEAAAGIAGADVVYISDAPVVLTELLAEGQVARHVPPRMQDRVPAAFQTPLLAQRLSTKVLMYNEESYPDGSPVANLWDLTKPEWAGRVVMVDPLQRGDYLDLMTEIVLRSDAMAEAYQAAFGEPIALDDGIDSAGEQFIADLFANDVVLVGSTDDANVAIGAKGQADAPVGFTSYSDRRDNEDEGWALQVANDVAPANGIVFPAYLAVTPNAASPAAARLAIDFMMGDDSDTGGAAFAPFYVAGDWATRADIAPHPDAIPLAEFNGWQIDPAKTAAIRAEVADLILTLQ
- a CDS encoding iron ABC transporter permease; the encoded protein is MQASLASPSPRRRLIPPWGRPAAGTGLTLVALAILVVLVAAPLLTILLQTVQPETREAWGEVLASRLSPNLFWRPAASTLILGVGAAVGCVLIGGFLAWLVTMTDVPGRGVIAFLATLPFMIPSFATALAWGTVFRNSRVGGSGGLLDGLGMAVPDWLAWGMVPTILVLIAHYYALAFTVIAAALATVSGDLVEAAQMTGASRRRTLFGIVLPVVMPAIIAGGSLTFAGAVSNFAAPALLGLPVRMQTLSTRLFGMIEIGQAERGYVLAILLIGFSAVFLMIGNRILAGRRSFATITGKGARTRRMALGPARVPLLVLALLIGMVTTVLPILLLVAASLAPQSSALFADWTLHYWIGAADPAFARGQAGIFQNPQLLTALSVSLGLGAVVALAANGLGILLAVALTRYRLGLLSEAVSQLSFLPMLLPGIAFGAAYIALYGAPIGPFPALYGTPVLLGLALTAAMLPFAVQTGRATIAQVSGDIDEAARMTGAGFLRRLGAITLPLASRGLIAGVLIAFVNVIGDLAIVVLLYTPTTPMLSVLSYRYASDGFHQFANAVTLIILALSMLATGLAALLRGRSRVF